One genomic window of Bacillus mycoides includes the following:
- a CDS encoding MarR family winged helix-turn-helix transcriptional regulator has protein sequence MIQNINNYFSDIYFNLHPKQEEAISHQSVRILQTVQKKQYVMIRDIAEQLSISHNTASEHVKKLVGNGWLYKERSEEDQRKVYLHLTEIGSAILKKNTELDENKLQAALTRLSANEREMVVEAFRILSEVSK, from the coding sequence ATGATTCAAAATATAAATAATTACTTTTCCGATATTTACTTCAATTTACATCCTAAGCAAGAGGAAGCCATTTCGCATCAAAGTGTTCGTATTTTACAAACGGTTCAGAAAAAGCAATATGTTATGATTCGTGACATTGCTGAGCAATTATCAATTTCACACAATACAGCTTCGGAACATGTAAAAAAATTAGTGGGTAATGGATGGTTGTATAAAGAAAGGTCGGAAGAAGACCAACGTAAGGTGTATCTACATTTAACAGAAATAGGTTCCGCAATATTAAAGAAGAATACAGAGTTAGATGAAAATAAACTGCAAGCTGCACTTACCAGGTTATCGGCTAATGAAAGGGAAATGGTAGTTGAAGCATTTCGTATTTTAAGTGAGGTATCAAAATAA
- a CDS encoding DUF3147 family protein, with the protein MYLLIKIISSAAIIGIVTELARRFPVYGGIVAALPLISILSIIWLTIQGESTQNINKFTLGVLVGFPATAIMLFVIYIALKQSVHLVLAISLGIVAWGLFLIGQKFMMGAFIS; encoded by the coding sequence ATGTATTTGCTAATAAAAATTATAAGTTCAGCTGCCATTATTGGCATCGTAACAGAATTGGCTAGGCGATTCCCTGTATATGGAGGCATTGTAGCTGCTCTTCCTTTAATCAGCATCCTAAGTATTATTTGGCTAACAATTCAAGGAGAATCTACTCAAAACATCAACAAATTTACACTTGGCGTTTTAGTAGGATTTCCTGCAACAGCGATAATGCTGTTTGTGATCTATATCGCATTAAAGCAATCTGTTCATTTAGTTCTAGCGATTTCACTAGGAATAGTTGCTTGGGGATTATTTTTAATAGGCCAAAAGTTTATGATGGGAGCATTTATTTCGTAA